In Acidianus brierleyi, one genomic interval encodes:
- a CDS encoding proteasome assembly chaperone family protein produces the protein MQSEFEVKEFSLPRISKPSYMVIGLPDAGLVGAISTEFLIEKFSLKEFGELYSTKYIPPIMHVTNGIAKSPLRLYYSENPNIIVFHSWTALPSSSIYPLAKFIVQYASKYSISKIISITGLPIQNRLDIEKPTAYWISSNSDLSQELEKIGIMQKFGDGYIAGPYAPILLESSKAGIDNFVIAIESFLDLPDPEASAVALDVLSKYIGFKVDVSSLLQEAEEIREKIKGLMEQTKKELPSYSVGKPMTYT, from the coding sequence ATGCAATCTGAGTTTGAAGTAAAAGAGTTTTCGCTTCCAAGAATTTCTAAACCCTCGTATATGGTTATTGGTCTTCCTGACGCTGGATTAGTTGGAGCAATTAGTACTGAGTTCCTTATAGAAAAATTTAGTTTAAAGGAATTTGGAGAATTATATTCTACTAAATATATTCCTCCAATAATGCATGTTACAAACGGAATAGCTAAATCTCCTTTAAGACTTTATTACTCTGAGAACCCTAACATAATAGTCTTTCATTCATGGACTGCACTGCCTTCATCTTCTATATATCCTTTAGCAAAATTTATAGTGCAATATGCTAGTAAATATTCTATTAGTAAAATTATTTCTATAACTGGGCTTCCTATTCAAAATAGGCTAGATATAGAAAAACCCACAGCATATTGGATATCAAGCAATTCTGATTTATCACAGGAATTGGAAAAAATAGGCATTATGCAGAAATTTGGAGATGGATATATAGCTGGCCCATATGCTCCAATACTCTTAGAATCATCAAAGGCTGGTATAGATAATTTTGTTATAGCTATAGAGTCATTTCTAGATCTACCGGATCCGGAAGCCTCTGCAGTTGCGTTAGATGTCCTTTCTAAATATATAGGTTTTAAAGTGGATGTGAGTTCTCTATTACAAGAAGCAGAAGAAATAAGAGAAAAAATAAAAGGCTTAATGGAACAAACAAAGAAAGAACTTCCTTCATATTCTGTTGGAAAGCCTATGACATATACGTGA
- the gcvH gene encoding glycine cleavage system protein GcvH, translated as MMSIKVGKYEILTDRYYTETDEWVKISGDEAIIGITDYAQKKLRDIVGVDLPELGKEVKLGDSVAVIESVKAAADIYAPLSGKIIEINEDLTEHPELINKDPYGKGWIFKLKITTDEGKEKLLTSEKYSEKIRGE; from the coding sequence ATAATGAGCATAAAAGTTGGCAAGTACGAAATTCTAACAGATAGATATTATACAGAAACTGATGAATGGGTAAAGATCTCTGGCGACGAGGCGATTATAGGGATAACTGATTATGCTCAGAAAAAATTAAGAGACATAGTTGGAGTAGATTTGCCAGAATTAGGTAAAGAAGTTAAACTTGGAGATAGTGTGGCAGTAATAGAGTCTGTTAAAGCCGCAGCAGATATTTATGCGCCTCTTTCAGGTAAAATTATTGAAATTAACGAAGATCTAACAGAACATCCAGAACTTATAAATAAAGATCCATACGGTAAGGGTTGGATTTTCAAATTAAAGATTACAACTGATGAAGGAAAGGAAAAATTATTAACTTCAGAAAAATATAGTGAAAAGATAAGGGGAGAATAA